From a single Capsicum annuum cultivar UCD-10X-F1 chromosome 12, UCD10Xv1.1, whole genome shotgun sequence genomic region:
- the LOC107851410 gene encoding esterase AGAP003155 isoform X2, which translates to MERKSEKKPRILCLHGYRESAKIQKRLILRWPESVTGKLDLVYLDAPFPAQGKSALEGVFDPPYFEWFQFNKDFTEFYKFEECLEYIEDFMLKHGPFDGVLGFSQAAILCAAISGMQRDGMALTKVPKIKFVILISGAKFGGPSFGVPKLAANAFSSPINCPSLHFLGQTDYQKKDGEILLECFVDPQVIHHSKGHTIPKLDDSSLAVMLGFIEKNSTTLRQDTSVLTV; encoded by the exons aTGGAAAGAAAATCAGAGAAAAAACCAAGAATTCTATGTCTTCATGGCTATAGAGAAAGTGCTAAAATTCAAAAGAGATTAATTCTCCGATGGCCGGAATCAGTCACCGGAAAATTGGATTTGGTGTATTTGGATGCACCATTTCCAGCTCAGGGAAAATCTGCACTTGAAGGTGTCTTTGATCCTCCTTACTTTGAATGGTTTCAATTTAATAAG GATTTCACGGAGTTTTACAAATTTGAAGAATGCCTAGAGTATATAGAAGATTTTATGTTAAAGCATGGACCTTTTGATGGTGTTCTTGGTTTCTCACAG GCAGCTATTTTATGTGCAGCAATATCAGGCATGCAAAGGGATGGAATGGCTCTAACAAAAGTtccaaaaataaagtttgtgaTACTAATATCAGGGGCTAAATTTGGAGGGCCTTCATTTGGTGTACCAAAATTGGCTGCCAATGCATTTTCATCTCCAATCAATTGTCCATCCCTTCACTTCTTAG GACAGACAGATTACCAGAAAAAAGATGGTGAAATTCTGCTGGAGTGTTTTGTGGATCCACAAGTGATTCACCATTCTAAAGGACATACAATACCAAAACTAg aTGATAGCAGCCTTGCAGTAATGCTTggatttattgaaaaaaattcaacaactttGAGACAGGACACAAGTGTTCTGACAGTATGA
- the LOC107851410 gene encoding esterase AGAP003155 isoform X1 produces the protein MERKSEKKPRILCLHGYRESAKIQKRLILRWPESVTGKLDLVYLDAPFPAQGKSALEGVFDPPYFEWFQFNKDFTEFYKFEECLEYIEDFMLKHGPFDGVLGFSQAAILCAAISGMQRDGMALTKVPKIKFVILISGAKFGGPSFGVPKLAANAFSSPINCPSLHFLGEKDYQKKDGEVLLKCFVDPQVIHHPKGHVIPELDDRNTEIMLGFIEKKVNNFETTRKIALSSL, from the exons aTGGAAAGAAAATCAGAGAAAAAACCAAGAATTCTATGTCTTCATGGCTATAGAGAAAGTGCTAAAATTCAAAAGAGATTAATTCTCCGATGGCCGGAATCAGTCACCGGAAAATTGGATTTGGTGTATTTGGATGCACCATTTCCAGCTCAGGGAAAATCTGCACTTGAAGGTGTCTTTGATCCTCCTTACTTTGAATGGTTTCAATTTAATAAG GATTTCACGGAGTTTTACAAATTTGAAGAATGCCTAGAGTATATAGAAGATTTTATGTTAAAGCATGGACCTTTTGATGGTGTTCTTGGTTTCTCACAG GCAGCTATTTTATGTGCAGCAATATCAGGCATGCAAAGGGATGGAATGGCTCTAACAAAAGTtccaaaaataaagtttgtgaTACTAATATCAGGGGCTAAATTTGGAGGGCCTTCATTTGGTGTACCAAAATTGGCTGCCAATGCATTTTCATCTCCAATCAATTGTCCATCCCTTCACTTCTTAG GAGAAAAGGATTACCAAAAAAAAGATGGTGAAGTTCTACTGAAGTGTTTTGTGGATCCTCAAGTGATTCACCATCCTAAAGGACATGTCATACCAGAACTAG ATGATAGGAACACTGAAATAATGCTTGGGTTTATTGAAAAAAAAGTCAACAACTTCGAGACAACACGAAAAATAGCATTGTCCTCATTATAG
- the LOC107851410 gene encoding esterase CG5412 isoform X3 has protein sequence MEKKLRILCLHGFRGSGEILKKLILRWPESVTGKLDLVYLDAPFPAQGKSALEGYFDPPYFEWFQSNKDFTEFYKFEECLEYIEDFMLKHGPFDGVLGFSQGAVLGAAIPGMQREGVALTKVPEIKFVILISGAKFGGPSFGVPKLAANAFSSPINCPSLHFLGQTDYQKKDGEILLECFVDPQVIHHSKGHTIPKLDDSSLAVMLGFIEKNSTTLRQDTSVLTV, from the exons ATggagaaaaaattaagaattttatgTCTCCATGGATTTAGAGGAAGTGGTGAAATACTAAAGAAATTAATTCTCCGATGGCCGGAATCAGTCACCGGAAAATTGGATTTGGTGTATTTGGATGCACCATTTCCAGCTCAGGGAAAATCTGCACTTGAAGGCTATTTTGATCCTCCTTACTTTGAATGGTTTCAATCTAATAAG GATTTCACAGAGTTTTACAAATTTGAAGAATGCCTGGAGTATATAGAAGATTTTATGTTAAAGCATGGACCTTTTGATGGTGTTCTTGGTTTCTCACAG GGAGCAGTTTTAGGTGCCGCGATACCCGGCATGCAAAGGGAAGGAGTAGCTCTAACTAAAGTACCAGAAATAAAGTTTGTGATACTAATATCAGGGGCTAAATTTGGAGGGCCTTCATTTGGTGTACCAAAATTGGCTGCAAATGCATTTTCATCTCCAATCAATTGCCCATCCCTTCATTTCTTAG GACAGACAGATTACCAGAAAAAAGATGGTGAAATTCTGCTGGAGTGTTTTGTGGATCCACAAGTGATTCACCATTCTAAAGGACATACAATACCAAAACTAg aTGATAGCAGCCTTGCAGTAATGCTTggatttattgaaaaaaattcaacaactttGAGACAGGACACAAGTGTTCTGACAGTATGA
- the LOC107849853 gene encoding GLABRA2 expression modulator-like: MKKELHVDVAENNTRAKENKIIMNDRDQDQGPENVQKENNIENVRIGDDKENEGLKSGNGLSKSKKLVHWSEKLVTDSSVKRITDGSDHSQVPVGDSGSVDIKNKMGSVKDVLGRWGKKVGEATKKAEDFAGDTWQHFKTSPSIADAALGRIAQGTKVLAEGGYQNIFCQTFEADPEEQLQNSFACYLSTSAGPVMGMFYLSTAKLAFCSDSPLHYKIGDKIGWSYYKVIIPLHKLKAINPSSSRTNASEKYLQVISIDNHEFWFMGFLNYTGAVKCLQEALQANTLQVV; this comes from the exons ATGAAGAAGGAGCTCCATGTCGATGTTGCAGAAAATAACACGAGGGCGAAGGAGAACAAGATCATAATGAATGATCGGGATCAGGATCAAGGTCCGGAAAATGTgcaaaaggaaaataatattgaGAATGTTCGAATTGGTGATGATAAGGAAAATGAAGGCCTGAAATCGGGGAATGGATTGAGTAAATCGAAGAAATTGGTGCATTGGAGCGAGAAATTGGTGACGGATTCATCAGTGAAGAGGATAACCGATGGCAGTGATCATTCTCAGGTTCCGGTTGGTGATTCTGGTTCAGTCGATATCAAAA ATAAAATGGGGAGCGTCAAAGATGTACTTGGTAGATGGGGAAAGAAGGTTGGTGAAGCAACAAAGAAGGCTGAGGATTTCGCTGGCGATACATGGCAACACT TTAAAACGAGCCCAAGTATTGCTGATGCTGCCTTAGGAAGAATTGCTCAGGGAACAAAGGTTCTGGCTGAAGGTGGTTATCAAAACATATTCTGCCAAACGTTTGAGGCAGATCCTGAGGAGCAACTTCAGAATTCATTTGCTTGTTATTTATCTACATCAGCTGGTCCGGTAATGGGAATGTTTTATTTATCTACCGCAAAGCTTGCATTTTGCAGCGATAGCCCTCTTCACTACAAAATCGGAGACAAAATTGGATGGAGCTATTATAAG GTAATTATCCCGTTGCATAAGCTTAAAGCAATTAATCCTTCGTCAAGCAGAACCAATGCATCAGAAAAGTACCTCCAAGTTATATCTATTGATAACCATGAATTTTGGTTTATGGGATTTCTAAATTACACCGGTGCAGTAAAATGCCTGCAAGAGGCGCTACAGGCAAACACATTGCAAGTCGTGTGA